In a single window of the Micromonospora inositola genome:
- a CDS encoding ABC transporter permease: MFRLTLHQVRADGPRLLLSSLAIVLGVAFVAGTLIFTDGMRAAAYDRAGTFDRHTDLGVYAGQLPLPPALVDRVRAVDGVAAADGELTGSAGVVGSDGRPVLGYAVLASIPTDPALQSYDVVAGRLPARPGELVLDAPTVADEGFRLGSPVRVGGSGGAARPYTLVGTVDVAGTSRDVGGPYLGLVGADALAVTGERGYGRIMVAARPGTDPRALAERVRAVAGAAATVKDRQQILDDAVDDAVRDQRQFGLFLMTFAAVAVVVAGFVIANTFAIVLAQRTRRTALLRLVGATRGQVFRATLLEAAVIGLLASVLGVLAGAALAGGLNALLSTWDTPISGGLTLTARTVLLCLGLGTLLTVGAGALPAWQGTRVPPVAALTDAAVRPSRRAGRVRLALGALVFAAGVAALVGAGLAGQVPLVAAGGVLSFFGIVLFGPVLVPALVRVLGWPARRLLGTTARLAVANAVRNPRRVAATATALVIGIGLVSAFVVGAGSAKAGIERAVDAEIGVDFLVTGIGADLPAPLAGELAARPELGLVHEQRSHVVGGVEVRSVHPALIGRTLTGVDAGDVGRLGPGTALVHRELAAARGWTVDSTVTVAGRPFRVAAVVADEGPALAGSPVPAGFVVDLVDADFGRLFPAERGYLAEVDPADGVSPAAARTAIESVLGNYPTVNLMDQAAYKKMLTGTVDMVLAFVTALLGLAVVIALVGVANTLSLSVVERTRENAVLRAVGLTRGGMRAVLAVEAVLTALVGTLLGIALGTGVSAGAMAVVARIGGDFTLVMPWGRLGLIVAVAVLAALAASVLPARRALARPVVEALGAE; the protein is encoded by the coding sequence ATGTTCCGTCTGACCCTGCACCAGGTACGCGCCGACGGGCCGCGCCTGCTGCTCTCCTCGCTGGCCATCGTCCTCGGCGTCGCCTTCGTCGCCGGCACGCTGATCTTCACCGACGGCATGCGGGCCGCCGCCTACGACCGCGCCGGCACCTTCGACCGGCACACCGACCTCGGCGTGTACGCCGGGCAGCTGCCCCTGCCGCCCGCCCTGGTCGACCGGGTGCGGGCCGTCGACGGGGTGGCCGCCGCCGACGGCGAGCTGACCGGCTCCGCCGGGGTGGTCGGCTCCGACGGCCGCCCGGTGCTCGGGTACGCCGTCCTCGCCTCGATCCCCACCGACCCGGCCCTGCAGTCGTACGACGTGGTGGCCGGCCGGCTGCCGGCACGCCCCGGCGAGCTGGTGCTCGACGCGCCGACCGTCGCCGACGAGGGCTTCCGGCTCGGCTCGCCGGTGCGGGTCGGCGGGTCCGGGGGAGCGGCCCGCCCGTACACCCTGGTCGGCACGGTTGACGTGGCCGGCACCTCGCGGGACGTCGGCGGGCCGTACCTCGGGCTGGTCGGCGCCGACGCGCTCGCGGTGACCGGCGAGCGCGGGTACGGCCGGATCATGGTGGCCGCCCGTCCCGGGACGGACCCGCGGGCGCTGGCCGAACGGGTGCGCGCGGTGGCCGGGGCCGCGGCGACGGTGAAGGACCGGCAGCAGATCCTCGACGACGCGGTCGACGATGCGGTACGCGACCAGCGGCAGTTCGGCCTGTTCCTGATGACCTTCGCCGCGGTGGCCGTCGTGGTGGCCGGCTTCGTCATCGCCAACACCTTCGCCATCGTGCTCGCCCAGCGGACCCGGCGGACCGCGCTGCTGCGGCTGGTCGGCGCTACCCGGGGCCAGGTGTTCCGGGCGACCCTGCTGGAGGCGGCGGTCATCGGGCTGCTCGCCTCGGTGCTCGGCGTGCTCGCCGGCGCCGCGCTCGCCGGTGGGCTGAACGCGCTGCTGTCGACGTGGGACACGCCGATCTCCGGCGGGCTCACCCTCACCGCCCGGACGGTGCTGCTCTGCCTCGGCCTCGGCACGCTGCTCACCGTCGGCGCCGGGGCGCTGCCGGCCTGGCAGGGGACCCGGGTGCCGCCGGTGGCCGCGCTGACCGACGCGGCGGTACGGCCGTCCCGGCGAGCCGGCCGGGTTCGGCTGGCGCTGGGCGCGCTGGTCTTCGCCGCCGGGGTGGCGGCGCTGGTCGGCGCCGGCCTGGCCGGGCAGGTGCCGCTGGTGGCGGCCGGCGGGGTGCTCAGCTTCTTCGGCATCGTGCTCTTCGGCCCGGTGCTGGTGCCGGCGCTGGTCCGGGTGCTGGGCTGGCCGGCTCGCCGGCTGCTCGGCACGACCGCCCGGCTCGCCGTGGCCAACGCGGTCCGCAACCCGCGCCGGGTCGCCGCGACCGCCACCGCGCTGGTCATCGGCATCGGTCTGGTGTCGGCGTTCGTGGTCGGGGCGGGCAGCGCGAAGGCGGGCATCGAGCGTGCCGTGGACGCGGAGATCGGGGTGGACTTCCTGGTCACCGGCATCGGTGCGGACCTGCCGGCGCCGCTGGCCGGCGAGCTGGCCGCCCGCCCCGAGCTGGGGCTCGTGCACGAGCAGCGCAGCCACGTCGTCGGCGGCGTCGAGGTCCGGTCGGTGCACCCCGCCCTGATCGGCCGGACCCTGACCGGCGTGGACGCCGGTGACGTCGGCCGGCTCGGCCCGGGGACCGCGTTGGTGCACCGGGAGTTGGCCGCGGCGCGGGGCTGGACGGTCGACTCGACCGTGACCGTCGCCGGTCGGCCGTTCCGGGTGGCGGCGGTGGTCGCCGACGAAGGTCCGGCGCTGGCCGGCAGCCCGGTGCCCGCCGGTTTCGTGGTCGACCTGGTGGACGCCGACTTCGGCCGGCTCTTCCCGGCCGAGCGCGGGTACCTGGCGGAGGTCGACCCCGCCGACGGGGTCTCCCCGGCCGCGGCCCGGACCGCGATCGAGTCGGTGCTCGGCAACTACCCGACGGTCAACCTGATGGACCAGGCCGCGTACAAGAAGATGCTCACCGGCACGGTCGACATGGTGCTCGCCTTCGTCACCGCGCTGCTCGGCCTGGCCGTGGTCATCGCGCTGGTCGGGGTGGCGAACACGCTCAGCCTGTCGGTGGTCGAACGCACCCGGGAGAACGCGGTGCTGCGGGCGGTCGGCCTGACCCGGGGCGGGATGCGGGCGGTGCTGGCCGTCGAGGCGGTGCTCACCGCCCTGGTCGGCACGCTGCTCGGGATCGCGCTGGGCACCGGCGTCAGCGCGGGCGCGATGGCCGTCGTCGCCCGGATCGGCGGCGACTTCACCCTGGTCATGCCGTGGGGGCGGCTCGGCCTGATCGTCGCGGTGGCGGTGCTGGCCGCGCTGGCCGCCTCCGTCCTGCCGGCCCGGCGGGCGCTGGCCCGCCCGGTGGTCGAGGCGCTCGGCGCGGAGTGA
- a CDS encoding serine/threonine-protein kinase, producing MLSSEVVLSGRYRLDERVATGGMGDVWRATDLVLGRQVAVKVLLPALVSDPDFIARFRAEARIMASLRSPGIVQVFDSGADDLPDGSHADYLVMEFVEGEPLSRRIEAAGQLEVAETMSIVAQVAQALHAAHARGIVHRDVKPSNLLVQEDGTVVLVDFGVARSTNVTSITSTNAVPGTALYMAPEQAAGRPVSGATDIYALGAVAYCCLTGGPPFTGDNPLQVAVRHLDDEPPELSHDIPQPVRGLVARALAKDPADRFPTGAAMAAAARAATSESPTATVPVALRRPTGPASTRDDLPATAPAATVAPAGRRGRRGTLVGALAAVLVALAALGAALGAAGPAEAPATTIETTQPLGPSDDAQSPPATETVPTDQGGRTYRPAGPGHRPSASVSASPTPRPSSATSPPPATSPDPTAVETTSPSTDPTPSEATSSSEPPPNSPPVPQNN from the coding sequence GTGTTGTCATCGGAAGTCGTACTCAGCGGTCGGTACCGCCTGGACGAACGTGTCGCCACCGGCGGCATGGGCGACGTCTGGCGTGCCACGGACCTGGTGCTGGGCCGTCAGGTCGCGGTGAAGGTCCTGCTCCCGGCGCTGGTGTCCGACCCCGACTTCATCGCCCGGTTCCGCGCCGAGGCCCGGATCATGGCCTCGCTGCGCAGCCCCGGCATCGTGCAGGTCTTCGACTCCGGGGCGGACGACCTGCCCGACGGCAGCCACGCCGACTACCTGGTCATGGAGTTCGTCGAGGGCGAGCCGCTGTCCCGGCGGATCGAGGCCGCCGGTCAGCTCGAGGTCGCCGAGACCATGTCGATCGTGGCGCAGGTCGCCCAGGCCCTGCACGCGGCGCACGCCCGCGGCATCGTGCACCGGGACGTCAAGCCGAGCAACCTGCTGGTGCAGGAGGACGGCACGGTGGTGCTGGTCGACTTCGGCGTGGCCCGGTCGACCAACGTGACCAGCATCACCAGCACGAACGCGGTGCCCGGCACCGCCCTCTACATGGCTCCCGAGCAGGCCGCGGGCCGTCCGGTCTCCGGGGCCACCGACATCTACGCGCTCGGCGCGGTGGCGTACTGCTGCCTCACCGGCGGTCCGCCGTTCACCGGCGACAACCCGCTGCAGGTCGCCGTGCGGCATCTCGACGACGAGCCGCCGGAGCTGTCGCACGATATCCCGCAGCCGGTCCGCGGTCTGGTCGCCCGGGCGCTGGCGAAGGACCCGGCCGACCGGTTCCCCACCGGCGCCGCGATGGCGGCGGCGGCCCGCGCCGCGACCTCCGAGTCGCCCACCGCCACGGTGCCGGTCGCGCTGCGCCGGCCGACCGGGCCGGCGAGCACCCGGGACGACCTGCCGGCCACGGCGCCCGCGGCCACGGTCGCCCCGGCGGGCCGCCGGGGCCGGCGCGGCACGCTGGTCGGCGCGCTCGCCGCGGTGCTGGTGGCCCTGGCCGCCCTCGGCGCGGCGCTCGGCGCCGCCGGCCCGGCGGAGGCGCCGGCGACCACCATCGAGACCACCCAGCCGCTCGGGCCCAGCGATGACGCGCAGTCGCCGCCAGCGACCGAGACGGTCCCGACCGACCAGGGCGGGCGGACGTACCGGCCGGCCGGCCCGGGGCACCGGCCGTCCGCGTCGGTCTCCGCGTCGCCGACACCGCGGCCATCCTCCGCCACCTCGCCGCCGCCCGCCACGTCGCCAGATCCGACCGCCGTCGAGACCACGTCGCCGAGCACCGATCCGACGCCGAGCGAGGCCACTTCCTCGAGCGAGCCGCCGCCCAACTCTCCCCCGGTCCCGCAGAACAACTGA
- a CDS encoding RNA polymerase sigma factor: MTGELGEAVVAAQAGDEEAFRFLYRSLQPGLLRYLTALVGADAEDVASETWLQISRDLPSFTGGEFRAWTVTIARNRAMDHLRRQRRRPSLPVPVQALSELAGDADTAERAGETIGTEAALALIATLPPREAEAVLLRAVIGLDAETAGRVLGRRPGAVRTAAHRGLRRLAALLERAEPGHPSAPPRPRTGRGRQAPSAPHAEPADG, translated from the coding sequence ATGACCGGTGAGCTGGGCGAGGCGGTCGTCGCCGCGCAGGCGGGAGACGAGGAAGCGTTCCGCTTCCTCTACCGCAGCCTGCAGCCCGGCCTGCTGCGCTATCTCACCGCGCTGGTCGGCGCGGACGCCGAGGACGTCGCCTCGGAGACCTGGCTGCAGATCTCCCGTGACCTGCCCAGCTTCACCGGCGGCGAGTTCCGGGCCTGGACGGTGACGATCGCCCGTAACCGGGCCATGGACCACCTGCGCCGGCAGCGCCGCAGGCCGTCGCTGCCGGTGCCCGTGCAGGCGCTCAGCGAACTGGCCGGGGACGCGGACACCGCCGAGCGGGCCGGCGAGACCATCGGCACCGAGGCGGCGCTCGCGCTGATCGCCACTCTGCCGCCCCGGGAGGCCGAGGCGGTACTGCTCCGGGCGGTGATCGGGCTCGACGCGGAGACCGCCGGGCGGGTCCTCGGCCGGCGCCCGGGCGCGGTTCGCACCGCCGCCCACCGGGGCCTGCGCCGACTCGCCGCGCTGCTCGAACGCGCCGAGCCGGGCCATCCGTCGGCCCCGCCCCGCCCCCGTACCGGCCGGGGACGGCAGGCGCCCAGCGCGCCGCACGCCGAGCCGGCGGACGGATGA
- the egtA gene encoding ergothioneine biosynthesis glutamate--cysteine ligase EgtA has product MVMSPELDRTTVLRDTAGAARHIARICFKTGPPRLTGVELEWTVHDAADPARPVDRERLRRALGRHSPATIGATSLAEPLPGGGSVTVEPGGQVEISTPPRSSVGALIAATEGDIAELTAVLDAAGLVLGHTGIDPWRAPRPVVETPRYQAMRCVFDRRGPAGRTMMYSTAGLQVCLDAGEPERLAERWAAVHAVGPPLVAAFATADRHAGRRTGWASARMAAWLAIDPARTRPVWSPARPDRDPVAAWTEYVLAAPLLCLRDDSPDWTPPAGVTFADWLAGALPRPPTTDDLEYHVSTLFPPVRPRGYLEVRYLDAQPGRDWTLPLAVLAALFADPGTTRTALTVAAPVADRWHPAARYGLADRPLAEAAAALFDLALAALPGLALPAGTHEETSRGIRRRRAAAERGYR; this is encoded by the coding sequence TTGGTGATGTCGCCCGAGCTGGACCGGACCACCGTCCTGCGGGACACGGCCGGGGCGGCCAGACACATCGCCAGGATCTGCTTCAAGACCGGCCCGCCCAGGCTCACCGGCGTCGAACTGGAATGGACCGTGCACGACGCGGCGGACCCGGCCCGGCCCGTCGACCGTGAGCGGCTGCGCCGGGCGCTGGGGCGGCACAGCCCCGCCACCATCGGCGCGACGAGCCTCGCAGAGCCGCTCCCCGGCGGCGGCAGCGTGACCGTGGAGCCGGGCGGGCAGGTGGAGATCTCCACCCCGCCACGATCGTCGGTCGGCGCGCTGATCGCCGCCACCGAGGGCGACATCGCCGAGCTGACCGCCGTGCTGGACGCCGCCGGCCTGGTCCTCGGCCACACCGGGATCGACCCCTGGCGGGCCCCCCGCCCGGTCGTGGAGACCCCGCGCTACCAGGCCATGCGCTGCGTCTTCGACCGGCGCGGGCCGGCCGGTCGAACCATGATGTACAGCACCGCCGGGCTGCAGGTCTGCCTGGACGCCGGCGAGCCGGAGCGGCTGGCCGAGCGGTGGGCGGCGGTGCACGCGGTGGGACCGCCCCTGGTGGCCGCCTTCGCCACCGCGGACCGCCACGCCGGCCGCCGTACCGGCTGGGCTTCGGCCCGGATGGCCGCCTGGCTGGCCATCGACCCGGCCCGGACCCGACCGGTCTGGTCCCCGGCCCGGCCCGACCGGGACCCGGTCGCGGCCTGGACCGAGTACGTCCTCGCCGCGCCGCTGCTCTGCCTGCGCGACGACAGTCCGGACTGGACCCCGCCGGCCGGGGTCACCTTCGCCGACTGGCTCGCCGGGGCGCTGCCCCGGCCACCCACCACCGACGACCTGGAATACCACGTCAGCACGCTCTTCCCCCCGGTACGCCCGCGCGGCTACCTGGAGGTCCGCTACCTGGACGCCCAGCCCGGTCGGGACTGGACGCTGCCGCTCGCCGTGCTGGCCGCCCTGTTCGCCGATCCGGGCACCACCCGGACCGCGCTGACCGTCGCCGCCCCGGTGGCCGACCGCTGGCACCCCGCCGCCCGGTACGGCCTCGCTGACCGGCCGCTCGCCGAGGCGGCGGCGGCCCTGTTCGACCTGGCCCTGGCGGCCCTGCCGGGGTTGGCCCTGCCGGCGGGGACACACGAGGAGACGAGCCGAGGAATCCGGCGGCGCCGCGCCGCCGCAGAGAGGGGGTACCGGTGA
- the egtB gene encoding ergothioneine biosynthesis protein EgtB: MELERTRARTALLTEAVDDDDLMRQHSPLMSPLVWDLAHVGNQEELWLVRDVGGRPPVRQDIDDLYDAFKQPRKDRPSLPLLPPAEARAYVSTVRDKVYDLLDGIRFVERGLVADGFAFGMIVQHEQQHDETMLATHQLRSGPPVLDAPPPPRPRAWVAGEVLVPAGPFTMGTSTDPWALDNERPAHSVELPAYVIDAAPVTNGRYREFIADGGYDEPRWWSEAGWRHRTEAGLTAPMHWRRDGDGWAYRRFGRWSPVRDDEPVVHVCFFEAEAYAAWAGRRLPTEAEWEKAARWDPATGRSRRYPWGDEDPTAEHANLGQRHLWPAPVGAYPAGASPLGVHQLIGDVWEWTSTTFRGHPGFAAFPYREYSEVFFGDDYRVLRGGSFGTDKAACRGTFRNWDYPIRRQIFSGFRCARDARPEEAHP, from the coding sequence ATGGAGCTGGAGCGGACCCGGGCCCGCACCGCCCTGCTCACCGAGGCGGTGGACGACGACGACCTGATGCGGCAGCACTCGCCGCTGATGTCCCCGCTGGTCTGGGACCTGGCCCACGTCGGCAACCAGGAGGAACTCTGGCTGGTCCGCGACGTCGGCGGCCGCCCACCGGTCCGCCAGGACATCGACGACCTGTACGACGCGTTCAAGCAGCCCCGCAAGGACCGGCCGTCGCTGCCGCTGCTGCCGCCGGCCGAGGCGCGGGCGTACGTGAGCACGGTCCGGGACAAGGTGTACGACCTGTTGGACGGCATCCGCTTCGTCGAACGGGGGCTGGTGGCCGACGGCTTCGCCTTCGGGATGATCGTGCAGCACGAGCAGCAGCACGACGAGACCATGCTCGCCACCCACCAGCTGCGCTCCGGGCCGCCGGTGCTGGACGCGCCTCCGCCGCCGCGACCGCGGGCCTGGGTGGCCGGCGAGGTGCTGGTGCCGGCCGGCCCGTTCACCATGGGCACCTCCACCGACCCGTGGGCGCTGGACAACGAGCGCCCCGCGCACAGCGTCGAGCTGCCCGCGTACGTCATCGACGCCGCGCCGGTCACCAACGGCCGGTACCGCGAGTTCATCGCCGACGGTGGATACGACGAGCCCCGCTGGTGGAGCGAGGCGGGTTGGCGGCACCGCACCGAGGCGGGGCTGACCGCGCCGATGCACTGGCGGCGCGACGGCGACGGTTGGGCGTACCGGCGGTTCGGCCGGTGGTCGCCGGTCCGCGACGACGAGCCGGTGGTGCACGTCTGCTTCTTCGAGGCGGAGGCGTACGCGGCCTGGGCCGGCAGGCGGCTGCCCACCGAGGCGGAGTGGGAGAAGGCGGCCCGCTGGGACCCGGCGACCGGACGGTCCCGCCGCTATCCGTGGGGTGACGAGGACCCGACCGCCGAGCACGCCAACCTGGGGCAGCGGCACCTGTGGCCGGCCCCGGTGGGCGCCTACCCGGCGGGAGCCTCGCCGCTCGGCGTGCACCAACTGATCGGCGACGTCTGGGAGTGGACCTCGACGACCTTCCGGGGGCATCCGGGCTTCGCCGCGTTCCCGTACCGGGAGTACTCGGAGGTCTTCTTCGGCGACGACTACCGGGTGCTGCGGGGTGGTTCGTTCGGCACCGACAAGGCGGCCTGCCGGGGCACCTTCCGCAACTGGGACTACCCGATCCGGCGGCAGATCTTCAGCGGGTTCCGCTGCGCCCGCGACGCCCGGCCCGAGGAGGCGCACCCGTGA
- the egtC gene encoding ergothioneine biosynthesis protein EgtC: MCRHLAYLGPSVSLRSLLYDPPHSLLRQSWAPRDMRGGGTINADGFGVGWYPGEGDPVRYRRAQPLWGDATLPELAAVTVTGAVLAAVRSATVGMPVQESAAAPFVEGRWLFSHNGVVRGWPDSLVPLAADLPVRDLLTLDAPTDAALLWALVRHRLRAGEDPAGAVADTVAAVEAAAPGSRLNLLLTDGRMVVASVAGHALSVRTAGDSVLLASEPLDDEPGWQAVPDGQLVVATARGVRARALAHG; the protein is encoded by the coding sequence ATGTGTCGCCACCTCGCGTACCTCGGACCGTCGGTCAGCCTGCGGTCCCTGCTGTACGACCCGCCGCACTCGCTGCTGCGGCAGTCCTGGGCGCCGCGGGACATGCGCGGCGGCGGCACGATCAACGCCGACGGCTTCGGCGTCGGCTGGTACCCGGGCGAGGGCGACCCGGTCCGCTACCGGCGGGCCCAGCCGCTCTGGGGTGACGCCACCCTGCCGGAACTGGCCGCGGTGACGGTCACCGGCGCGGTGCTCGCCGCCGTCCGCTCGGCCACCGTCGGGATGCCGGTGCAGGAGAGCGCCGCCGCGCCCTTCGTCGAGGGGCGCTGGCTGTTCAGCCACAACGGGGTGGTCCGGGGCTGGCCGGACTCGCTGGTCCCGCTCGCCGCCGACCTGCCGGTGCGCGACCTGCTCACCCTGGACGCGCCGACCGATGCCGCGCTGCTCTGGGCGCTGGTCCGGCACCGGCTGCGGGCCGGCGAGGACCCGGCCGGCGCGGTGGCCGACACGGTGGCGGCGGTCGAGGCGGCCGCGCCCGGCTCGCGGCTGAACCTGCTGCTGACCGACGGCCGCATGGTGGTGGCCAGCGTCGCCGGGCACGCGCTGTCGGTGCGGACCGCCGGGGACTCGGTGCTGCTGGCCTCGGAACCCCTCGACGACGAACCCGGCTGGCAGGCGGTGCCGGACGGGCAGCTGGTGGTGGCGACCGCGAGAGGGGTGCGGGCCCGCGCCCTGGCACACGGTTGA
- the egtD gene encoding L-histidine N(alpha)-methyltransferase encodes MSAEPLEIYLEERDLGRSLREDVRFGLTAEPKWLPPKWFYDARGSELFEEVTRLPEYYPTRAERAVLAEHADEIAELSGAKTLIELGSGSSEKTRLLLDAFTRRGGLGTFVPLDVSISALRQSTEEIAADYPGLRVRGIVGDFTRQLDRLPTGGRRLVVFLGGTIGNLLPVERAEFLTAMRAALEAGDWLLVGTDLVKDPAVMVPAYDDAAGVTAEFNRNVLRVINRELGADFDPDAFSHVAVWVPEREWIEMRLRAERPMRVRVLDLDIEFAAGEELRTEVSAKFRPEGIAAELTAAGFAPEAFWTDPDGLFGVTLARAD; translated from the coding sequence ATGAGCGCGGAGCCACTGGAGATCTACCTGGAGGAGCGGGACCTCGGCCGCAGTCTGCGGGAGGACGTACGGTTCGGGCTGACCGCCGAGCCGAAGTGGCTGCCACCGAAATGGTTCTACGACGCCCGGGGCAGCGAACTCTTCGAGGAGGTCACCCGGCTGCCGGAGTACTACCCGACCCGGGCCGAACGGGCCGTGCTGGCCGAGCACGCCGACGAGATCGCCGAGCTGAGCGGCGCGAAGACGCTGATCGAGCTGGGGTCCGGCTCGTCAGAGAAGACCCGACTGCTGCTGGACGCCTTCACCCGCCGCGGCGGGCTGGGCACCTTCGTGCCGCTGGACGTCTCGATCAGCGCGCTGCGGCAGTCCACCGAGGAGATCGCCGCCGACTATCCGGGGCTGCGGGTCCGCGGAATCGTCGGCGACTTCACCCGGCAGCTGGACCGGCTGCCCACCGGCGGCCGGCGGCTGGTCGTCTTCCTCGGCGGGACGATCGGCAACCTGCTGCCGGTCGAGCGGGCGGAGTTCCTGACCGCGATGCGCGCCGCGCTGGAGGCCGGCGACTGGCTGCTGGTCGGCACCGACCTGGTCAAGGACCCGGCGGTGATGGTGCCGGCGTACGACGACGCCGCCGGGGTGACCGCCGAGTTCAACCGCAACGTGCTGCGGGTGATCAACCGGGAGCTGGGGGCGGACTTCGACCCGGACGCCTTCAGCCACGTGGCGGTCTGGGTGCCGGAGCGGGAGTGGATCGAGATGCGCCTGCGCGCCGAGCGTCCGATGCGGGTGCGGGTGCTCGACCTGGACATCGAGTTCGCCGCCGGCGAGGAGCTGCGGACCGAGGTCTCGGCGAAGTTCCGGCCCGAGGGGATCGCGGCCGAGCTGACAGCCGCCGGGTTCGCCCCGGAAGCCTTCTGGACCGACCCGGACGGCCTGTTCGGCGTCACGCTCGCCCGGGCCGACTGA
- a CDS encoding TMEM165/GDT1 family protein yields the protein MDGFLVALVISFGVIFVAELGDKSQLMALTFATRFKPVPVLIGITVATAIVHLASVAIGYGLNAALPTGWISLIAGLAFLGFGAWTLRGDKLTEQEKRKAEKTSKSAIVAVGVAFFLAELGDKTMLATITLATKYGWFGTWLGSTLGMVAADALAILVGRLLGRHLPERAIRYGAAVLFAISGLWLIFEAVAELS from the coding sequence ATGGACGGTTTCCTCGTCGCGCTGGTGATCAGCTTCGGCGTCATCTTCGTCGCCGAGCTGGGCGACAAGTCCCAGCTCATGGCCCTGACGTTCGCCACGCGCTTCAAGCCCGTGCCGGTGCTGATCGGCATCACCGTCGCCACCGCGATCGTGCACCTCGCGTCGGTCGCGATCGGGTACGGCCTCAACGCCGCCCTGCCCACCGGCTGGATCTCGCTGATCGCCGGTCTGGCGTTCCTCGGCTTCGGCGCGTGGACCCTGCGCGGGGACAAGCTCACCGAGCAGGAGAAGCGCAAGGCCGAGAAGACCAGCAAGTCGGCGATCGTCGCCGTCGGTGTCGCGTTCTTCCTGGCCGAGCTGGGCGACAAGACCATGCTCGCCACCATCACCCTGGCCACCAAGTACGGCTGGTTCGGCACCTGGCTCGGCTCCACCCTCGGCATGGTGGCCGCCGACGCCCTCGCGATCCTGGTCGGCCGGCTGCTGGGCCGGCACCTGCCGGAGCGGGCCATCCGGTACGGCGCCGCGGTGCTCTTCGCCATCTCCGGCCTCTGGCTGATCTTCGAGGCGGTCGCCGAGCTCTCCTGA
- a CDS encoding DUF1622 domain-containing protein, which produces MRWSEVLRHGDQVVVAVVEVAGALIIFVGALWAALRFVVVGLRHRDAARFTPIRISLGRFLTLGLEFQLAGDILRTAVSPTFVEIGQLAAIATIRTALNFFLRREIAQEQRQVGQAGGGSPP; this is translated from the coding sequence GTGCGGTGGTCGGAGGTCCTGCGCCACGGCGACCAGGTCGTGGTCGCCGTGGTGGAGGTCGCCGGCGCGCTGATCATCTTCGTCGGGGCGCTCTGGGCGGCGCTGCGGTTCGTGGTCGTGGGACTCCGGCACCGCGACGCCGCCCGGTTCACCCCGATCCGGATCTCGCTGGGCCGGTTCCTCACCCTTGGGCTGGAGTTCCAGCTCGCCGGGGACATCCTGCGTACCGCGGTGTCGCCGACCTTCGTCGAGATCGGGCAGCTCGCGGCGATCGCCACCATCCGGACCGCGCTGAACTTCTTCCTCCGCCGGGAGATCGCCCAGGAGCAGCGGCAGGTGGGCCAGGCGGGCGGCGGGTCCCCGCCGTGA